A window of [Clostridium] innocuum genomic DNA:
GGTTTTCTCAAATACTGCATAATCGTATACATAGGAATAGCTGATTTCCTCACTGATATCAATTACCAGCTTTCCGTATTCACTGTATATATCATACCCGCCGGCGATATCGCGTGTCCAATAGTTTGCATTGTTCATAATCAGCTCCCGCAGCACCTGAATTTCATGCATGGACAGATAACAGCTGCATGTATCATGAATCCAGGTGATCAGCACCTGTTCCAGAAAATAGCTGTCCAGTACCCGCAGTTTTTTCAGACTTCCGTCCCAGCTGTTTAAAAACGCACGGCAATCTGCACGCAGCTGCTGCATGCGCATGTTTTCCCGGGAAATGGTTTCCATCAGCGTTTCTTTTTCCTTTTCCGACATTCTATCCACAATCTCATGCCGGATTCTGTTTCTTGCATAGTGATCCGTAAGGTTGCTTTCGTCAATTCCAAAAGGCACGGCATTCTCTCTACAGTATGCTTCCAGTTCCCGTTTGCTATACGCCATTAGCGGACGGATGATTGTACAGCCCATGATGCATGCTTCCTCCTGTATACCGAGATATTCCTTCATACTACCACGCTCTTTTGCCATCAGATAGGTTTCCAGATGGTCATCCAAATGATGTGCCAGCAATACGGCAGCCGCCTGATACTTCTGTAAAAGCTCGCGATACATACGATAGCGCTCTTCTCTGGCAAACGCCTGAAAGTTGCCCACACAGGGCTTTGTCTGCAGTTTCGCTTCGAAGGGAATATGAAAACGTGCACAATAGCTGCGCACCAGTTCCATATCCCGATCCGCCGTATCACGCTTCTTATAATTCATATGCGCGACAACCAGTTGGAATCCTTCTTTTCTGCACATATCCAGCAATGCCATAGAGTCCGGGCCTCCGCTGACACCGATGATATAGGTTCCTTTTTCCAGTTTCTTCATTTGTTTCATGCGGCTATTATACGGTAAATACGATCATTAGGCAATATGAAAAATAAATAGCCAGGTGAATTTATTCTATCACTGGTAGAAAACGAACACGTTGTCTATGAAAAAACAGATGAGGGATATTCATCATCCAACACCTGCTTTTATCCTATATCCTGAAATCTCAGACAGACTGCTATTCTGCTTTTACAATCAGACAGGATTTCTTACAAAAGACGATTCCGTATGCGACGATATCTGTATAGCCTTTCTTATACAGAACTTCCAGATACTTCCTATCTTTTATCTGCCGGCATGCCTGTTCTGCGGCTATTTCCATATGTTCCATATTTTTTACCACCTTTACTTCAAACAACAGGCCTCTTTCTTTGGCATATGCCGGAAGAACAGCAAGATCAAACCTGCCTTCTCCTGATTCCTGATTAGACACTACCTGATAGTCATTTAACATGCCTATTAAAACACCATGATAGAACCTTTCATTGTAATCAAAATAGCTGATTGACTGAAATAAAACATCGTTCAGTACTTTATTAGCCGCTTTCACATCTTCTACCATCAGCGCTTCTGCAAATTTTATACTGTTTTGCATTATCTGCTGTTCGAACCATTCACGGAAGATCATCGTATAAATCCGATTGATTTCCTTGTTTGGAATCATCAACTGGTAGATTCCCTTCTCTTGATCCGTACATTGAACAGCTTTCAGATAACCGGTAAACAATAAAAAGCTGTAAATATTATTAACTTGATCCAATTCCCTATACGTTATATTATCCTTGATTGTTTTTTCAATAACTCCGCCTGATGCCAGTATATCGAATTCTTCTCTCATTTTAGAGCTTGCTTCTTTTACGTAGCGATAGATAATATCATTTCCACTCGTATTCGCCCAAAAAGACTCCGGTGTTTGTTTATCCGTTTTAATCAATTTATCAAGATACATCAAAACACTCCACGGGTTAGACTCTGTCCGCTAGTAGCGTAAATTTCACAGTTTCCAAACTGATAGCCATCGCGCCATGGGCGGGCAGCGCCTATCATTCCTTTACCTGCCCCTGATATTCATTTGCCTGATAATCAAGCAACAAGGAATCGATTTCATTCTGCGTGAAGCCAAATCGCTGTTTGGAGGTCTCATCAAAAATAGAAAGCACCTTAAAATTATTCAGTCCAGTAAAAAGGCTAAAGCCCGCCTGTGGTGTCGATTCTTTCGCAATCCTTAAACAGCCTGTCAGTATCCCTTTCTCTAAGGCATTGTTTGTTTTTAAAGCAGCACTGAATACATTTCCAAGGAAAGCAACCATATCATCATAATAACCGTTCAAGTAGGCATTCTGTAAAGGGACATCACGCCATGGGCGGGCAGCGCCTATTCATCGATGAGTATGATTACCTGCTTTTGATAATGTTGTTCCAGACATCCCGAAATGAATCTTAAAGCATTTTGCAGCTCCACTTCATTTTGTGCACCACGGTATAAACTTTTCATTCGCTCCTTGTCAAATTCATTGATCCGCTCACTTGTTAGCAATTCATGATTATTTCTAATGATTTCCTGCATCAGATAGGAAAACATTGTCAGTTGTTTTTCAAAGGTATTATTTTTCATATCTTTTAAAGTAAGAAAAATAACCGGATACTGATTCTGTAGTTTCATAACCTGCGCATCTTTTGTGATATCCAATCCCTCAAACAGATAAGCGCTTTCCTTTTGTTTGATTGAAAAGAAATAATACAGCACGCCTGGGCGGGCAGCGCCTACTCATATTCAAGGTTTTTCCCGCTACTAGCGCGCCTCTTGTCGGATACCAAAGGTATCGACACTATTTCGGTGAAATCGCCTCGGTCTTGTATATAACGCTACTTTTTCATTGCATACATCTTTGATAAAGTTCGTTTTATCGACATAATAATATTGATGATCAATCATTTCTTTGAAATTTTCTATACCGATTGGCAAAGCTTTCATATTATCAGCTCCTGTCTGCATAGCTTTATTATATCATACTCTTTCTACATTATATCATGCAGGTGGGTATGAATTTCATGTATGATGAAGACTGATACAAATTCCCTTACAACAAAGCAAAGAAGTAGATATGAAATTCAGATAGGATCAAATTCTGCATGATTTGCGTTCAGAATATCTAAGAAAAGGAATGCCCTATTATAAGCACTCCCATACTAATTCTTTATCACGCTATGCCATGGTCACCTCAGTTATTTCGATATGGTAAGTTCCCTTATTCTGCTTCACAGCAAGTGTCATATGCTCCAGATAATGAAATATGATATCTCCATCAGGATCATCATAGTGTACTGTGGTTATCAGCAACAAGGTATTTTCATCCTGTATCGTCAGGTTACTATCTATATTGGCGATTCCAATGTGTTTGGTATCATTCGCCAGCACGGTATTCTCCTTCATGATGGATGTAAAAACGGTGACTTCATTCTCACGATCAAGTGTTCCATCTGCGTTTATGACACAATTTCCTTCATAAGCAACACTGTATCCCTCACTCACCGGCTGCGTTAGAGAAAATGACAGTATCTGTTTATCCGATAATGCTTTCGTATGGGTCTCCAATATGACAGGTTGTTGCGTTACTTCTATTTCCGGTTTCTCACCTGCACTAGAGCATCCGCATAAGCAGACCATACATATCACAGAAACCCATATTCGGAATTTTAAGTGTTTTTCTTTGTCTTCAAGCATCTTCATGCTCCTGTGCTTCAGAGCGTGAAGGTTATGTATAACCATTACTACCAACCCCTATCGTTCCTCTTACACCTATATACTATCATATAAATTTTAAAGGAAACAGGCTGGTAATATAACATTTTCGTTGTTATGATTACTTTATACAGTATTCTATAAATACAGCACTGAGCTTTAATTATCGCAAACGTAATTTCACGGAGTTTCTAATATCTTTAAGCTGGCACAGTTTCCTAAACCTCATCCACTTTGGCCAGTACAATCGTAGAATCGTCCTTACGTCTTGTCTTTTTTAACAGCTCCGTAAAGCTTTCCACATCCGCCTTCACACTTGTCTGTGTCCTCTGATTGAGCCATTTATAAATCTCATTCATATATATGCCATCAGATATCATAAGGTATTCATCCCCTGCCTTTACATCAACCTGGAAGCAGTCCGGCTGCATCTGACTGATGATTCCCACAGGCAACGCACTGCCGTTAATTTCATATATCTGATCATCCCGCAGCAGAAATGTCGGACAGGCTGCGGATTTTGATATGTAGGCAACCCCCTGTGAACGGTTAAAGCAGATGACATCCAGCGTTGCATAGGTATCGCTTTGAATCAGCTTGTTTATACATTTGATGGCGCTGTCCTGTGGAATTCCACTGACCATCATACGTTGGAAAATATTCGTAATCAGGCGTGAGCTTTGGGCAGCACGCTCACCGTTTCCCATACCATCCGAAATCATGCACACCACACTCTGACGGAATCTGAAGATGGAAAAGGTGTCCCCGCTGGAGGTGTAGGAGTTTTTTACACTGTCCGCATAGGCATCAATGACAAAGGGAATATCATCACAGACGGTGATGGAATGATAGCCGCGCATGAATTTTCGATTGCGAATGTCCGCGATCTGCAGATTTCGGTGAAGCAGGACCTCAAGCAGCGGAAGCAGCGTGGTTCGTATTTCTCCGCGTTTGATATTTGCTATTTCCACACAAACCTGTATACAGCCCTCCTTCGGCTCTTCAATACTCAGCTCACGCACATCATATTGATAGCCTTCCAGCGCCTTGGCGACACGTACCGTATCCTTTTCGTAGCCGTCTATTTTTCGTATGGCGTCTGCATTATATTGCAAAGCATTGGACATATTGGCAAGCAGTTCAGCCTGCACATCACTGATCTGTGCATAATATTCCGACAGGGATTGAAAGATATTGGCATAATTCTGCATCTGCCGCTTTAGCATACTCGTCTGAGAAAGCCGGTACTCCTGTTCATTTTGAAGCTCCGTACTCATATGCAGGGAAGCTGCATTCGCCGGTACAAGCAGAACACCGCTCATACACAGCAGCAGATATATCAAATCCTCTGTATTATCCGGATACAGGAAACATGCACCCAGCAACAGCAGCATGGCACTCTTGCGCTCCTTTTTCAAAACACTTAAAAGAACCGTAAGGACAAGTGCCGGCAGCACACGGATATCCAGCAGGAAATATATCATCAGCGCCACAGTCACTGTGATCCATGCATTGCTTGATAAAGCAATCAGCAGCATGGTAATCATAATGACCTCCTGTGCATATACTGGTAACAGCTCCACCCCCAATAAGCCGATGGTAAACAGCAGAATTCCCCGCATGCAGGCATTATGCAGCATCCCCTTCTGAATCCACTGATAATCCGCAAACAGCTCCTGCATCAACACAAAGCTCAGTACCGGCAGAATCACAGCCGTATTGTGCAGTCCATACTGCTGGACACTGAACGCCGCACTTAACAGTGCTGTCAGATACGGCATCCACTGGTATAAATTCTGATTCATCACCTTAACCATATGAATAATCACAAAGTAACAGGCAAAGCCAAGCGCATAGCTGTACGCCGGCAGAATTCCTCTGGTTAACGAGCAAAGAAGAATAAAAAATACGCTGATCATTGCTTCCCGGATTGTACGCATATAGGAATAGGATACATACAGAAATGCAAGTGTATAACTAAGCGGAGAAGCCAGTGTACCAAGAATTATTGAAATTCCGGCACAGGCCAAATCCTCCGCATGAATGGAAAATTTCCCCTTCAGTCTCTTGTTCATCACCTTTTCCAAACAAAACCACCTCTTTCATGCGTTATTGTAGAAGACATTTCGCATGGATTCTGTCATATTTTGTCTGTTCTGCAAAATTGCCTGCTTTTCCACAGCATTCTTCATCATCCTGACATTCCCTAACTCTTCAAATTGCATTTCCCCGTCAAACAAGCGCCTTGCATTAGTCCAGACAGTTTTTCACACGTTCCTTTATTTCACGGAACAGCTCACTGTCACGCCTTAAATGTGCTTTGACATCAATAATTCTGGCAGTATTGATCCATTTTGCATCATTGATGAACAAAACCGATTCCTTATTCATTCCCTTGATTTTCCCCAGGCGCATCAAATGACGCTTCCCTTTCGGATTCTCCTTGCTGTAGGCCTGCAGATAAGCCGTATGATTCCCGCTCATCGGCACAACGAATGCCTTGTTATGAAAAATTGTTATAATCAGACCAAAATGCTGATAACCGATTTCTGCAATGTATGCTTCACCAAAATCTATATAACAGATATCACCAACACGGATATCCACACCAAGCTCACCACAGCTTCCCGCATGACGGCGTTCTCTCAGATTCTGTTCCGACACCAGCCGCGGTATCGCCTCCTTCACACTCAAAGATGCATAATCCATGCTCTTCTCCTCGATGTAGCATTCCCACAGATCCTTCCAATACGCCTTCTCTCCAAGGGAACCTTCCTTCTGATCCTCATCGACCATTTCGTATAATTTTTTAACTTCCATTTTTCTCACCTCACTATATACATACGATAGAAAAAGGGCCAATTCCTAAAAAATCCTGAAATTGCGGATATTTTTTTTATTAAAATCCACAAAGTCTTCATAATTAGAGAAAATGCCGTAAATGTCCCATAAAAACAATTCTTACAATATGGAGTCATTCACAACAGCATTCCTACAGCTGTTTCCTGTTAGAAGAAAGGAAAATGTAAAAATAATACAAAATATACCCCCCTCTGTAATGGCTTTGCCTATAGTAAAAACAACAGCCATGTCTGACATCGCAGCTATGAAATCGGTGTTGCTTTAACGCTATGGCAAACAAAGATATAATTTTCATTACACGAGTATCAAATACAAAATGTAAAAAAGAGAATCCAAGCACTGCAATCATGGTCGCAGCCCTGTATTCTCTCATTTTTTTCATCCTGAATGTCAAGGATTTCTACAGCATTAGATTTGCTATTTTTCCTGTTTCGTATCCGGACTTTTCTTTGAAAATTTCCGATACAGCTTTCTGGCACGCTTCTGAATGGAATTCGCTATCGACAGCAACGGGTGATACTGCTTGGATATCATCCCGGAAAACTCGATAAACAGCTCAACAACCAGTGCGATGATAAACAAAACAAGAAATCCTGTCGCTTTATTTATCAGATAGATGTACGCTGTAAAGCCGAACAGCGCAGTCACCACATACAAAATAATGACCGTATTGCGATGTCCGAACCGCTGCATCAGCAGATGGTGCAGATGGTTCTTGTCGGCTTCGGAAAATTTATGCCCACTCAGCTTTCTTCTCAAAATTGCCCCAATGGTATCCACAATGGGAACCGCCAGCAGCAGAATCGGAAGTGCCAGTGTCATAATCGTGGAGCTCTTGAAGCCCAGCAATGAGATAGCGGATATAATAAAGCCCAGAAACAAGGCTCCGCAGTCCCCCATGAAAATACTTGCCGGATGTGAATTATACAGCAGAAACCCCATGGTTGCCCCTGCCAGAATCAAAGACATCGTCTGGATATCCAGACGTCCCTCGATCACGGAAAGACATGCAATGACAACCAGAATAATCGCAGAGATTCCCCCTGCCAGACCATCCAGTCCGTCAATCAGGTTCACCGCATTGGTGATACCGATAATCCACACAAAGGTTACAATAAAGGATACCAGTCCCATATCGATGGAAATTCCCATCGGCAGACGGATCACATCGAGTGAAACCTTTCCCACTGTCATCAAAACGATGGCGGCAGCAACTTCAAATGCAAGCTTATACTTCGGTTTCAGATTGACCATATCATCGATCAGACCGCCTATGAACATGATTGTCCCACCAATCAGAATACCGTTGATGGTCATATCCGTCTTCATAAAAACCGCCATGCACACGACAAAGGATATATAAATGGCTACACCGCCAATACGTGCGATTTTTCCCTTATGTACGGTTCGCTCATTCACCTGTGCATAAATATCCAGCCGGTAGGCGACGATTTTCAGAAAAGGAGTAATCAGTGCGGATAAGGCCAATGGAATAATCAGATATTTCAGCCAATCCATATAGATACCTCGCTTTTATTTTCTATTGTACAAGATGCAGATTCTCGAGCAGAATTCCCGTACCTTCGGCCACACAGCGAAGTGCATTCTCCGCAACATATACCGGAATGTGCAGTTCATTACGCAGCAGCTCGTCAATACCGTGCAGCAGTGCACCGCCACCGGTCAGTACGATACCTCTTGTCACAATATCACTTGCTAGCTCGGGAGGTGTCTGTTCCAGAACCGTTTTGCAGGCACGAACAACATCCTGCAGACTTTCCGCCATACTGCCCTGAATTTCCTCACTGGACAGGGTAATGGTTGTCGGCAGACCGGTTACCAGGTCACGTCCACTTACTTCAATCGTTTCATGCATGCTGCCCTTCCATGCAGTTCCGATCTGTTTCTTCACTTCCTCTGCTGTACGATCACCAATCAGCAGCTTTTTATTTTCCTTAACAAATTTGATAATATCACGATCCAGCGTATCTCCTGCAATCTTCAGGGACGTACTGCTTACGATTTCACCTAAAGAGATCACCGCAACGTCAGTCGTACCACCACCGATATCCAGAACCATGCATCCGCTTGGCT
This region includes:
- the tilS gene encoding tRNA lysidine(34) synthetase TilS yields the protein MKKLEKGTYIIGVSGGPDSMALLDMCRKEGFQLVVAHMNYKKRDTADRDMELVRSYCARFHIPFEAKLQTKPCVGNFQAFAREERYRMYRELLQKYQAAAVLLAHHLDDHLETYLMAKERGSMKEYLGIQEEACIMGCTIIRPLMAYSKRELEAYCRENAVPFGIDESNLTDHYARNRIRHEIVDRMSEKEKETLMETISRENMRMQQLRADCRAFLNSWDGSLKKLRVLDSYFLEQVLITWIHDTCSCYLSMHEIQVLRELIMNNANYWTRDIAGGYDIYSEYGKLVIDISEEISYSYVYDYAVFEKTPYFETAPHGTGVEAVTLQETDWPITIRNAQPQDAIQLRFGVKKLNRWFIDRKIPKKERKLWPVVVNAAGNVILVPKIGCDIAHFSNNPTLFVLK
- a CDS encoding AAA family ATPase yields the protein MVAFLGNVFSAALKTNNALEKGILTGCLRIAKESTPQAGFSLFTGLNNFKVLSIFDETSKQRFGFTQNEIDSLLLDYQANEYQGQVKE
- a CDS encoding AAA family ATPase; translated protein: MLYYFFSIKQKESAYLFEGLDITKDAQVMKLQNQYPVIFLTLKDMKNNTFEKQLTMFSYLMQEIIRNNHELLTSERINEFDKERMKSLYRGAQNEVELQNALRFISGCLEQHYQKQVIILIDE
- a CDS encoding AAA family ATPase gives rise to the protein MKALPIGIENFKEMIDHQYYYVDKTNFIKDVCNEKVALYTRPRRFHRNSVDTFGIRQEAR
- a CDS encoding SpoIIE family protein phosphatase, yielding MNKRLKGKFSIHAEDLACAGISIILGTLASPLSYTLAFLYVSYSYMRTIREAMISVFFILLCSLTRGILPAYSYALGFACYFVIIHMVKVMNQNLYQWMPYLTALLSAAFSVQQYGLHNTAVILPVLSFVLMQELFADYQWIQKGMLHNACMRGILLFTIGLLGVELLPVYAQEVIMITMLLIALSSNAWITVTVALMIYFLLDIRVLPALVLTVLLSVLKKERKSAMLLLLGACFLYPDNTEDLIYLLLCMSGVLLVPANAASLHMSTELQNEQEYRLSQTSMLKRQMQNYANIFQSLSEYYAQISDVQAELLANMSNALQYNADAIRKIDGYEKDTVRVAKALEGYQYDVRELSIEEPKEGCIQVCVEIANIKRGEIRTTLLPLLEVLLHRNLQIADIRNRKFMRGYHSITVCDDIPFVIDAYADSVKNSYTSSGDTFSIFRFRQSVVCMISDGMGNGERAAQSSRLITNIFQRMMVSGIPQDSAIKCINKLIQSDTYATLDVICFNRSQGVAYISKSAACPTFLLRDDQIYEINGSALPVGIISQMQPDCFQVDVKAGDEYLMISDGIYMNEIYKWLNQRTQTSVKADVESFTELLKKTRRKDDSTIVLAKVDEV
- a CDS encoding undecaprenyl/decaprenyl-phosphate alpha-N-acetylglucosaminyl 1-phosphate transferase: MDWLKYLIIPLALSALITPFLKIVAYRLDIYAQVNERTVHKGKIARIGGVAIYISFVVCMAVFMKTDMTINGILIGGTIMFIGGLIDDMVNLKPKYKLAFEVAAAIVLMTVGKVSLDVIRLPMGISIDMGLVSFIVTFVWIIGITNAVNLIDGLDGLAGGISAIILVVIACLSVIEGRLDIQTMSLILAGATMGFLLYNSHPASIFMGDCGALFLGFIISAISLLGFKSSTIMTLALPILLLAVPIVDTIGAILRRKLSGHKFSEADKNHLHHLLMQRFGHRNTVIILYVVTALFGFTAYIYLINKATGFLVLFIIALVVELFIEFSGMISKQYHPLLSIANSIQKRARKLYRKFSKKSPDTKQEK
- a CDS encoding rod shape-determining protein, which encodes MFSKEVGIDLGTANLLMYVKGEGIVIDEPSVVAIDAETKKCLAAGQDAKDMLGRTPGRVLAIRPLKDGVIADFEVTEIMLNFFFKKLAIKGMFKRPTILICCPSNITSVERNAIRDAAYRAGAKKVYIEEEPKVAAVGAGLDIGKPSGCMVLDIGGGTTDVAVISLGEIVSSTSLKIAGDTLDRDIIKFVKENKKLLIGDRTAEEVKKQIGTAWKGSMHETIEVSGRDLVTGLPTTITLSSEEIQGSMAESLQDVVRACKTVLEQTPPELASDIVTRGIVLTGGGALLHGIDELLRNELHIPVYVAENALRCVAEGTGILLENLHLVQ